Proteins encoded in a region of the Zea mays cultivar B73 chromosome 2, Zm-B73-REFERENCE-NAM-5.0, whole genome shotgun sequence genome:
- the LOC103646345 gene encoding uncharacterized protein isoform X2 translates to MLRKTPEEVVDERLSGSYQPTILASAKSKEDKHYVDMQWALFFYECGVPFNAAAARQFQIAIEATAQFGSGYKPPTPYQLGEPLLQEAVKTTNTMREEHERAWKHYGCTLMSDGWSDRRGRHLINFLVNSPEGTYFLESVDASSEVHDAYMLADLLEKKVDEIGRDKVVQVVTDNGANYKAAGKLLMERIPTLFWSPCAAHCLDLMLEDIGNLKEFKKPIARARRVTTFIYRHGRILAAMREKTGGADLVRPAATRFATSFLTLKSLYKHKDALKALFASTAWTDNRLSKTSTGLDVYNIVFSTQFWNSVEDCLRASGPLLIVLRVVDGDERPAMPEVQALMKCAKEKINQSFAVQSKKTLLKKIITIIERRWEKQMDHPLYGAAMYLNPGKLHPLIRNDDDATVGQLRGCFLDVLARMVDDEETRDKINSQAMDYEFLRGAAFSNKMAKDNLQTMTPLEWWRSYGGRAIELQRFARRLVSLCASSSGCERNWSTFEFIHTKKRNRLLHKRLNSIVFISYNRKMKARFQKLRQKKGKNFDPLVHEDFNWDNEWADSLHVVPEGGRGCECDLTWDLVDNAIGASQALRGRNLPRRAHNVYSRRNSVAAQNMSEAEEEDEDEDEDVPHDDAEITDCEDESNGGNAGEEGEAPNIPGEFDDDF, encoded by the exons ATGTTGCGGAAAACACCAGAGGAGGTGGTGGATGAGAGACTTTCAGGCTCTTATCAGCCCACAATCTTGGCTAGTGCAAAAAGCAAGGAGGACAAACACTATGTGGACATGCAGTGGGCTTTGTTCTTCTATGAGTGCGGTGTACCTTTCAATGCCGCAGCAGCTAGGCAGTTTCAGATTGCAATTGAGGCCACAGCACAGTTTGGTTCAGGGTATAAGCCCCCAACACCTTACCAACTAGGCGAGCCATTGCTACAAGAGGCTGTGAAGACAACAAATACAATGAGGGAGGAACATGAGCGTGCATGGAAACACTATGGTTGCACACTCATGTCTGATGGATGGTCTGATAGGAGGGGACGCCATCTCATTAACTTCTTAGTGAACAGCCCAGAGGGCACTTATTTTTTAGAGTCCGTTGATGCATCTAGTGAAGTACATGATGCATACATGCTTGCTGATTTGCTTGAGAAAAAAGTTGATGAGATTGGGAGAGACAAGGTTGTACAAGTTGTTACTGATAATGGTGCCAATTACAAAGCTGCAGGCAAGCTTCTAATGGAGAGGATTCCTACTTTATTTTGGAGTCCATGTGCTGCACATTGCTTGGACCTAATGTTGGAGGACATAGGAAACTTGAAGGAATTCAAGAAACCAATTGCACGTGCAAGGCGTGTGACAACTTTCATATACCGACACGGGAGAATTCTTGCTGCCATGAGAGAGAAAACTGGTGGGGCTGATCTTGTGAGGCCTGCAGCCACTCGTTTTGCTACTTCCTTTCTCACATTGAAGAGCTTGTACAAGCACAAGGATGCTTTGAAGGCTTTATTTGCAAGCACAGCTTGGACTGATAACAGATTGTCAAAGACTAGTACTGGATTGGATGTGTATAACATTGTCTTCTCCACACAGTTTTGGAATTCAGTAGAAGATTGCCTTAGAGCTTCGGGGCCACTACTTATTGTACTTAGGGTGGTAGATGGAGATGAGAGGCCAGCTATGCCAGAGGTCCAAGCATTGATGAAATGTGCAAAGGAAAAGATCAATCAAAGCTTTGCtgtccaaagcaagaagactttactcaagaaaatcataactataaTTGAACGGCGTTGGGAGAAACAAATGGATCACCCATTGTATGGGGCTGCAATGTATTTGAACCCAGGAAAGTTGCATCCTCTCATAAGAAATGATGATGATGCTACTGTTGGTCAGCTAAGAGGTTGCTTTCTTGATGTGCTTGCAAGAATGGTAGATGATGAGGAAACTAGAGACAAGATCAATTCTCAAGCAATGGATTACGAGTTTCTTAGAGGAGCAGCTTTTTCAAATAAGATGGCCAAAGATAACCTACAAACTATGACCCCAC TTGAGTGGTGGCGTTCGTATGGTGGTCGTGCTATTGAGTTACAGAGATTTGCTAGACGTTTGGTGAGTCTTTGTGCGTCTTCATCAGGTTGTGAACGCAATTGGAGTACCTTTGAATTT ATCCATACAAAGAAAAGAAACCGATTGTTGCATAAGAGGTTGAATTCTATTGTCTTCATTTCCTACAACAGAAAGATGAAAGCTAGGTTCCAAAAACTACGCCAGAAGAAGGGGAAAAACTTTGATCCATTGGTTCATGAGGACTTCAACTGGGACAATGAGTGGGCTGATTCTTTGCATGTAGTCCCTGAAGGTGGGCGTGGGTGTGAGTGTGACCTTACATGGGACCTTGTGGATAATGCCATTGGAGCATCGCAAGCACTTCGTGGCCGAAACTTACCAAGAAGGGCCCATAATGTGTATTCAAGAAGAAATTCTGTTGCTGCACAAAACATGTCAGAGGCTGAAGAggaagatgaagatgaagatgaagatgttCCACATGACGATGCAGAAATCACAGATTGTGAAGATGAATCTAATGGTGGCAATGCTGGTGAAGAAGGGGAGGCACCCAATATCCCAGGAGAGTTTGATGATGATTTTTGA
- the LOC103646345 gene encoding uncharacterized protein isoform X1 has product MLRKTPEEVVDERLSGSYQPTILASAKSKEDKHYVDMQWALFFYECGVPFNAAAARQFQIAIEATAQFGSGYKPPTPYQLGEPLLQEAVKTTNTMREEHERAWKHYGCTLMSDGWSDRRGRHLINFLVNSPEGTYFLESVDASSEVHDAYMLADLLEKKVDEIGRDKVVQVVTDNGANYKAAGKLLMERIPTLFWSPCAAHCLDLMLEDIGNLKEFKKPIARARRVTTFIYRHGRILAAMREKTGGADLVRPAATRFATSFLTLKSLYKHKDALKALFASTAWTDNRLSKTSTGLDVYNIVFSTQFWNSVEDCLRASGPLLIVLRVVDGDERPAMPEVQALMKCAKEKINQSFAVQSKKTLLKKIITIIERRWEKQMDHPLYGAAMYLNPGKLHPLIRNDDDATVGQLRGCFLDVLARMVDDEETRDKINSQAMDYEFLRGAAFSNKMAKDNLQTMTPRKCLWLLLVYYLLVVASSLLNCCDVIAVEWWRSYGGRAIELQRFARRLVSLCASSSGCERNWSTFEFIHTKKRNRLLHKRLNSIVFISYNRKMKARFQKLRQKKGKNFDPLVHEDFNWDNEWADSLHVVPEGGRGCECDLTWDLVDNAIGASQALRGRNLPRRAHNVYSRRNSVAAQNMSEAEEEDEDEDEDVPHDDAEITDCEDESNGGNAGEEGEAPNIPGEFDDDF; this is encoded by the exons ATGTTGCGGAAAACACCAGAGGAGGTGGTGGATGAGAGACTTTCAGGCTCTTATCAGCCCACAATCTTGGCTAGTGCAAAAAGCAAGGAGGACAAACACTATGTGGACATGCAGTGGGCTTTGTTCTTCTATGAGTGCGGTGTACCTTTCAATGCCGCAGCAGCTAGGCAGTTTCAGATTGCAATTGAGGCCACAGCACAGTTTGGTTCAGGGTATAAGCCCCCAACACCTTACCAACTAGGCGAGCCATTGCTACAAGAGGCTGTGAAGACAACAAATACAATGAGGGAGGAACATGAGCGTGCATGGAAACACTATGGTTGCACACTCATGTCTGATGGATGGTCTGATAGGAGGGGACGCCATCTCATTAACTTCTTAGTGAACAGCCCAGAGGGCACTTATTTTTTAGAGTCCGTTGATGCATCTAGTGAAGTACATGATGCATACATGCTTGCTGATTTGCTTGAGAAAAAAGTTGATGAGATTGGGAGAGACAAGGTTGTACAAGTTGTTACTGATAATGGTGCCAATTACAAAGCTGCAGGCAAGCTTCTAATGGAGAGGATTCCTACTTTATTTTGGAGTCCATGTGCTGCACATTGCTTGGACCTAATGTTGGAGGACATAGGAAACTTGAAGGAATTCAAGAAACCAATTGCACGTGCAAGGCGTGTGACAACTTTCATATACCGACACGGGAGAATTCTTGCTGCCATGAGAGAGAAAACTGGTGGGGCTGATCTTGTGAGGCCTGCAGCCACTCGTTTTGCTACTTCCTTTCTCACATTGAAGAGCTTGTACAAGCACAAGGATGCTTTGAAGGCTTTATTTGCAAGCACAGCTTGGACTGATAACAGATTGTCAAAGACTAGTACTGGATTGGATGTGTATAACATTGTCTTCTCCACACAGTTTTGGAATTCAGTAGAAGATTGCCTTAGAGCTTCGGGGCCACTACTTATTGTACTTAGGGTGGTAGATGGAGATGAGAGGCCAGCTATGCCAGAGGTCCAAGCATTGATGAAATGTGCAAAGGAAAAGATCAATCAAAGCTTTGCtgtccaaagcaagaagactttactcaagaaaatcataactataaTTGAACGGCGTTGGGAGAAACAAATGGATCACCCATTGTATGGGGCTGCAATGTATTTGAACCCAGGAAAGTTGCATCCTCTCATAAGAAATGATGATGATGCTACTGTTGGTCAGCTAAGAGGTTGCTTTCTTGATGTGCTTGCAAGAATGGTAGATGATGAGGAAACTAGAGACAAGATCAATTCTCAAGCAATGGATTACGAGTTTCTTAGAGGAGCAGCTTTTTCAAATAAGATGGCCAAAGATAACCTACAAACTATGACCCCACGTAAGTGTTTGTGGCTGTTACTAGTTTACTACTTACTAGTTGTTGCTAGTAGCTTGCTAAATTGTTGTGATGTTATTGCAGTTGAGTGGTGGCGTTCGTATGGTGGTCGTGCTATTGAGTTACAGAGATTTGCTAGACGTTTGGTGAGTCTTTGTGCGTCTTCATCAGGTTGTGAACGCAATTGGAGTACCTTTGAATTT ATCCATACAAAGAAAAGAAACCGATTGTTGCATAAGAGGTTGAATTCTATTGTCTTCATTTCCTACAACAGAAAGATGAAAGCTAGGTTCCAAAAACTACGCCAGAAGAAGGGGAAAAACTTTGATCCATTGGTTCATGAGGACTTCAACTGGGACAATGAGTGGGCTGATTCTTTGCATGTAGTCCCTGAAGGTGGGCGTGGGTGTGAGTGTGACCTTACATGGGACCTTGTGGATAATGCCATTGGAGCATCGCAAGCACTTCGTGGCCGAAACTTACCAAGAAGGGCCCATAATGTGTATTCAAGAAGAAATTCTGTTGCTGCACAAAACATGTCAGAGGCTGAAGAggaagatgaagatgaagatgaagatgttCCACATGACGATGCAGAAATCACAGATTGTGAAGATGAATCTAATGGTGGCAATGCTGGTGAAGAAGGGGAGGCACCCAATATCCCAGGAGAGTTTGATGATGATTTTTGA